The proteins below come from a single Chryseobacterium capnotolerans genomic window:
- a CDS encoding class A beta-lactamase-related serine hydrolase: MLSENFEFYHDKDGFSDKKKFITDFKNGLCKAPDVYHAKRVLVDKSTQIFPMYKGGKVYAAVQNGDHLFYEKERNQPEKLVGEARFTNFWLLENGDWKLSRSLSFDHHAKETIDQETVFNNDQEIENWLKENKIPTLGLGIIEGGELKQIKVFGDIQKGSPAPFNTYFNVASLTKPVTAMVALRLISLGKWNLDEPLDTYWTDPDVANDSRHKKITTRLILSHQTGFPNWRWMNPDKKLNFQFEPGTQYQYSGEGFEYLRKALENKFKKTLDQLAQELIFQPLQMKETNYIWDQNTDESRFAIGYNTDGKPYPIEKNKKANAADDLHTTIGDYGNFMVSVMKGKNLKPEIFQEMIKKQVKTKESKYFGLGFEIYDLGNGEYALSHGGADQGTRCIAFVFPKSGKGILIFTNVDDGYKVYEKLVIHYLGKEGKKIADIENR; this comes from the coding sequence ATGCTCAGTGAAAATTTTGAGTTTTATCACGATAAAGATGGCTTTTCAGATAAGAAAAAATTCATTACTGATTTTAAAAACGGTCTGTGTAAAGCTCCCGATGTTTATCATGCTAAAAGAGTTTTGGTTGATAAAAGCACTCAGATTTTTCCAATGTATAAAGGTGGAAAAGTATATGCCGCTGTTCAGAATGGAGATCATTTGTTCTATGAAAAAGAAAGAAACCAACCCGAAAAATTAGTTGGAGAAGCCAGGTTTACCAATTTCTGGCTGTTGGAAAATGGAGACTGGAAACTCTCCAGATCACTGAGTTTTGATCATCATGCTAAAGAAACAATCGATCAGGAAACTGTTTTTAATAACGATCAGGAAATAGAAAACTGGTTGAAGGAAAATAAAATCCCAACTCTAGGGCTGGGAATTATCGAAGGCGGAGAACTTAAGCAGATCAAAGTTTTTGGGGACATTCAAAAGGGGAGTCCAGCTCCTTTTAATACCTATTTCAATGTAGCTTCCCTTACCAAACCCGTTACAGCAATGGTTGCATTACGCTTGATAAGCCTTGGAAAATGGAATTTAGATGAGCCTCTTGATACTTATTGGACAGATCCGGATGTTGCGAATGATTCAAGACATAAAAAGATAACAACAAGGCTCATTCTTTCCCACCAAACAGGATTTCCCAATTGGAGGTGGATGAATCCTGATAAAAAACTGAACTTTCAGTTTGAACCAGGAACACAATATCAATATTCGGGAGAAGGTTTTGAATATCTGCGAAAAGCCTTAGAAAATAAATTCAAAAAAACGTTGGATCAACTTGCTCAGGAATTAATCTTTCAACCCTTACAAATGAAAGAGACCAACTATATCTGGGATCAGAATACCGATGAATCAAGATTTGCAATCGGATATAATACAGACGGAAAACCCTATCCAATAGAAAAAAATAAAAAAGCCAATGCTGCGGACGATTTGCATACTACAATCGGGGATTATGGAAACTTTATGGTGAGTGTGATGAAAGGAAAAAATCTGAAGCCTGAAATATTTCAGGAAATGATCAAAAAACAGGTGAAAACGAAAGAAAGTAAGTATTTTGGGCTAGGTTTTGAAATTTATGATCTGGGTAATGGTGAATATGCTTTATCTCATGGCGGAGCAGATCAGGGAACAAGATGTATTGCTTTTGTGTTCCCAAAATCAGGGAAAGGAATTCTGATATTTACCAATGTAGATGATGGTTATAAAGTCTATGAAAAGCTGGTTATTCATTATCTTGGTAAAGAAGGAAAGAAAATTGCTGATATAGAGAATCGCTAA
- a CDS encoding TIGR02391 family protein, with translation MNHVKKKKQNAISEKINLNVGQWIEKLPENAKGQVEDIVNLLDETPELSENTQQRVIHIIHSLVPEYANLHWRYLHPEIRNAAEADYIRNDFYRAFIEAVKRYINSVRTKSKSTNISDHGMMGSEFGLGKVLQVAAKFNKPDGSKFHSDTYKCIEDGQKYLSMGIVTGARNPISHEEIGDLRDSGLFYRKGLFRYA, from the coding sequence GTGAATCACGTAAAGAAAAAAAAACAAAATGCAATTAGTGAAAAAATTAATCTTAATGTAGGGCAGTGGATTGAAAAGCTACCAGAGAATGCAAAAGGTCAAGTAGAAGACATTGTTAATCTATTAGATGAAACTCCTGAATTGTCAGAAAATACTCAACAAAGAGTTATTCACATAATCCATAGCCTAGTTCCAGAATATGCAAACTTACACTGGAGATATCTTCATCCAGAAATTAGAAACGCAGCAGAAGCAGATTATATTAGAAATGATTTTTATAGAGCATTTATTGAGGCAGTTAAAAGGTATATAAATTCAGTAAGAACAAAGTCAAAAAGCACAAACATATCTGATCACGGCATGATGGGTTCTGAATTTGGTTTAGGTAAAGTTTTACAAGTAGCTGCTAAATTTAATAAACCCGATGGTTCTAAATTTCATTCGGATACCTACAAATGTATTGAAGATGGACAAAAATATTTATCTATGGGAATTGTAACTGGTGCTAGAAATCCTATTTCTCATGAAGAAATTGGTGATTTGCGAGACTCTGGGCTTTTTTACAGAAAAGGATTGTTTAGATATGCTTAG
- a CDS encoding ATP-binding protein, with product MSEDKLSMKFEANTIQHLGVKMYSTMPPALAELIANAYDACATEVHIKLYDKEEKKSLCKIMALGCLLMK from the coding sequence ATGAGTGAAGACAAATTATCAATGAAATTTGAGGCTAATACTATCCAGCACCTTGGTGTTAAGATGTATTCAACAATGCCTCCCGCTCTAGCAGAATTAATTGCGAATGCATATGATGCATGTGCAACTGAAGTTCATATAAAGCTATATGATAAAGAAGAAAAAAAGTCATTGTGCAAGATAATGGCACTGGGATGTCTTTTGATGAAGTAA
- a CDS encoding 1-acyl-sn-glycerol-3-phosphate acyltransferase, whose protein sequence is MSKFDEIRYFHDQEVNERLQSIARDPMMKALMNFTFPGVDEQVWLEQFKNVHSISDFQHQFVAYAVRQILAKSSEGLTTSGFDKLDKNTSYLYISNHRDIVLDTSLLNLVLLESGHIMTASAIGDNLVKRNFLNVLAKLNRNFLVQRGLSIREQLKSSQTMSEYIDMLLHEENRSVWIAQREGRAKDGNDATQQGVLKMLAMAAGDQSLIDYFKTLKIVPISISYEYDPTDSLKMPQLLAQHREEAYIKGKNEDFNTILSGILGQKKRIHIHAGDVIDTELDHIAATVENKNKQLQAIVQLIDDSIIKNYKLWPTKYIAYDLINNTDTYASQYTEQEKQLFIRRLEMRIDPSDPVSKEYFLAMYANPLVNKLKAEEK, encoded by the coding sequence ATGTCTAAGTTTGATGAAATCCGGTATTTTCATGATCAGGAAGTGAATGAAAGATTGCAGAGCATAGCCCGTGATCCGATGATGAAAGCGCTCATGAACTTTACTTTTCCCGGTGTGGATGAGCAGGTTTGGCTGGAACAGTTTAAAAATGTGCATTCCATAAGTGATTTCCAGCATCAGTTTGTAGCGTATGCCGTTCGTCAGATTCTTGCCAAAAGTTCTGAAGGTTTAACGACTTCTGGCTTTGATAAGCTGGATAAAAATACGTCCTACCTTTACATTTCGAATCACAGGGATATTGTACTGGATACTTCCCTGCTTAACCTTGTTTTGTTGGAAAGTGGCCATATTATGACGGCTTCAGCCATTGGTGACAATCTTGTGAAAAGAAACTTTTTGAATGTACTGGCTAAGCTGAACCGTAATTTCTTAGTTCAAAGAGGATTATCAATTCGTGAGCAGCTTAAGAGTTCACAGACCATGTCTGAGTATATTGATATGCTATTACACGAAGAAAACCGTTCCGTATGGATTGCCCAGCGTGAAGGCCGTGCTAAAGACGGGAATGATGCTACCCAACAAGGGGTTTTAAAAATGCTGGCCATGGCAGCGGGAGATCAGTCATTAATAGATTATTTTAAAACATTAAAGATCGTTCCTATCTCTATTTCCTATGAATATGATCCTACCGATTCTTTAAAAATGCCTCAATTATTGGCACAACACAGAGAAGAGGCATACATTAAAGGGAAAAACGAAGACTTCAACACCATACTCAGCGGAATTTTAGGACAAAAGAAAAGAATTCATATCCATGCCGGTGATGTTATTGATACAGAATTGGATCATATTGCCGCTACCGTTGAGAATAAAAACAAGCAGCTGCAGGCTATTGTACAGTTGATTGATGATTCTATCATTAAGAATTACAAGCTTTGGCCTACGAAATATATAGCCTACGATCTAATCAACAATACAGACACCTATGCTTCTCAATATACAGAGCAGGAAAAACAGCTGTTTATCCGAAGATTAGAAATGCGTATAGATCCGTCTGATCCTGTTTCTAAAGAATATTTCCTGGCGATGTACGCGAATCCTTTGGTGAATAAATTAAAAGCGGAAGAAAAGTAG
- a CDS encoding helix-turn-helix domain-containing protein, which translates to MEHKIHQGRNVKRFREMLGIKQEALAFDLGDDWNQKKVSLLEQKEIIEDPLLKRISEVLKIPVEAFQNFDEEQAVNIISNTFGDNACVGNPNSTFNFSPIDEIKKLHEEKMELYERMLKEKDEMMGRLERLIEKG; encoded by the coding sequence ATGGAACATAAAATACATCAGGGACGCAATGTAAAACGATTCAGAGAAATGCTGGGCATCAAGCAGGAAGCACTGGCTTTTGACCTTGGGGACGACTGGAACCAGAAGAAAGTTTCTCTGCTGGAGCAGAAAGAAATTATTGAAGACCCTTTACTGAAAAGAATTTCTGAAGTATTGAAAATCCCGGTGGAAGCATTTCAGAATTTTGATGAGGAGCAGGCGGTAAATATTATTTCTAATACGTTTGGTGATAATGCTTGTGTTGGAAATCCAAATTCAACTTTCAACTTTAGTCCTATTGATGAAATAAAAAAATTGCATGAAGAAAAGATGGAACTCTATGAAAGGATGCTGAAGGAGAAAGATGAGATGATGGGGAGATTGGAGAGGTTGATTGAGAAGGGATAA
- a CDS encoding response regulator receiver domain, which produces MTNTFFEKSKEIANDYIQNIVFLDDRAYKIKDEAKPNNDLDVAKISKHFAKEKKICAVYQPESEQDIEYFKAVSNKSDIIVLDWEINFPKDLKPGTEDEDDEDEPRGVYTKSIIQSSLFEDGQTNKSLKMILVYTGDYTILKDILHEIYDEVFASNENYILDDENLSIKSAEFKVLVRSKKVEINNESNKIYEKHMLNYENLPRFIIEEFSNMTSGLLPNFALASLTTLRKNSSKILGLFAKEMDSAYMAHKATIPKQEDSEELLIELFGDSVKDLLFYANINSFIKDELVDSWIEGNILEEEYIIGQKKLTRSVALLKELVSSTEENVEERFNSVLGETLSKNEKKGILNNCTVLFINDINHANTENSNKRFSKLAHHKSLFLPKNIEPKLTLGSLLKSTKYDAYYICIQQKCDSVRIPKDAERKFLFIPLKVSTDKFDILTPDGIKLKRLKDSFSIRTIKFICSNDHGMVIAQENENGEYVFQQKYDTADDEHFIWVLDLKDLHSQRMIIDYTSQLSRVGLNESEWHRKQLS; this is translated from the coding sequence ATGACTAATACCTTTTTTGAAAAATCAAAAGAAATAGCTAACGACTATATCCAAAATATAGTATTCCTAGACGATAGAGCTTATAAAATTAAAGATGAAGCAAAGCCAAATAATGATCTGGATGTAGCAAAAATTTCAAAACATTTCGCAAAAGAAAAGAAAATCTGTGCGGTTTACCAACCTGAATCAGAGCAAGATATTGAATATTTTAAAGCTGTTTCAAATAAATCCGACATAATTGTATTAGATTGGGAAATAAACTTCCCTAAAGATTTAAAACCTGGAACGGAAGATGAAGATGATGAAGATGAACCAAGAGGAGTTTATACAAAGTCCATTATCCAATCATCATTATTTGAAGATGGGCAAACTAATAAATCATTAAAAATGATTTTAGTATATACTGGTGATTATACAATTCTAAAAGATATTCTTCATGAAATTTATGATGAAGTGTTTGCTTCAAATGAAAATTATATTTTAGATGACGAAAATTTATCAATCAAATCGGCAGAATTTAAAGTTTTAGTTAGGTCTAAAAAAGTTGAAATTAATAATGAATCTAACAAGATATATGAAAAACATATGCTTAACTATGAAAATTTGCCTAGATTCATAATCGAAGAATTTAGTAATATGACATCGGGGTTATTACCAAATTTTGCATTAGCATCTTTAACAACTTTAAGAAAAAACTCCAGTAAAATACTTGGTCTTTTCGCAAAAGAAATGGATAGTGCATATATGGCCCATAAAGCTACGATTCCAAAACAAGAGGATTCAGAAGAATTGCTAATAGAATTGTTTGGTGATAGCGTAAAGGATTTACTCTTTTATGCCAACATTAATAGCTTTATAAAAGACGAATTAGTAGACTCGTGGATAGAAGGAAATATCCTTGAAGAAGAATACATCATTGGACAAAAAAAACTGACAAGATCTGTTGCTCTACTTAAAGAATTGGTTTCTTCCACTGAAGAGAATGTAGAAGAAAGATTTAATAGTGTTTTAGGGGAGACTCTTTCGAAAAATGAAAAGAAAGGAATTTTAAATAATTGTACAGTCTTATTTATTAATGATATTAACCATGCCAATACAGAAAATTCTAATAAAAGATTTTCAAAGCTGGCCCATCATAAAAGTCTTTTTTTACCCAAAAATATAGAACCAAAACTCACATTAGGTTCTTTATTAAAAAGTACAAAATATGATGCTTACTATATTTGTATACAACAAAAGTGTGACAGTGTAAGAATTCCAAAAGATGCAGAAAGAAAATTTTTATTCATACCATTAAAAGTGTCAACTGATAAGTTTGATATACTAACTCCAGATGGTATTAAATTAAAAAGACTCAAGGATTCGTTTTCTATTAGAACAATTAAATTTATTTGTTCCAATGATCATGGAATGGTGATAGCTCAGGAAAATGAAAATGGAGAATATGTTTTTCAACAAAAATATGACACAGCTGATGATGAACATTTTATTTGGGTACTTGACTTAAAAGATTTGCATTCGCAGCGTATGATTATTGATTATACTTCACAATTATCAAGAGTTGGTCTTAATGAGTCTGAGTGGCACAGAAAACAGCTAAGCTAG
- a CDS encoding helix-turn-helix domain-containing protein yields the protein MSKLKAAREQKNLTQEELSEKSKISVRTIQRIEAGTEPKGHTLRALAQALEIEETSLQDIIIIPDMIDEEKNESIPEMKEELQPDINYSLIKIINLSSLLFTLLPPLNILVPLILMFTMKQRNSLARQIISIQMIWTVMAPIVFMLGIFLKLGRTFTLVLMIVIVLSNIFIILRNAAEIDRNKKLYFRLKFSMI from the coding sequence ATGTCTAAACTAAAAGCTGCAAGAGAACAGAAAAATCTGACCCAGGAAGAACTTTCAGAAAAGTCGAAGATTTCTGTAAGAACCATTCAAAGGATTGAAGCAGGTACAGAACCGAAAGGACACACTCTAAGAGCTCTGGCCCAAGCATTGGAAATAGAGGAAACTTCGTTGCAGGATATTATTATAATTCCTGATATGATTGATGAGGAAAAGAATGAAAGTATTCCAGAGATGAAGGAAGAACTGCAACCTGATATCAATTATTCTCTTATTAAGATCATCAATCTTTCATCTTTATTATTTACCCTATTACCACCATTGAATATTCTCGTTCCCCTTATTCTGATGTTTACGATGAAGCAGAGAAATAGTCTGGCTCGCCAGATCATTTCAATCCAGATGATATGGACAGTGATGGCACCGATTGTATTCATGCTGGGTATATTTTTAAAGCTGGGAAGAACATTTACTTTGGTTCTTATGATCGTGATTGTGCTCTCTAATATTTTTATTATTCTTCGCAATGCTGCAGAAATTGATCGTAATAAGAAATTGTATTTTCGATTGAAATTCAGTATGATATAA
- a CDS encoding ATP-binding protein translates to MSFDEVNNYFLRIGRNRREENQESQCGRIPTGKKGLGKLALFGIGDKITISTSKEKKM, encoded by the coding sequence ATGTCTTTTGATGAAGTAAACAATTATTTCCTCAGAATAGGAAGAAATAGACGTGAAGAAAATCAAGAATCTCAGTGTGGAAGAATTCCAACCGGAAAAAAAGGGCTAGGTAAATTAGCTCTTTTTGGCATTGGTGATAAGATAACAATATCTACTTCCAAAGAAAAAAAAATGTAA
- a CDS encoding HNH endonuclease, giving the protein MLKDEIFEDTKRYWVLKTIIEDKDRSFQTIDSYNDKLEEYYNYDSLVPNSKQISSDDFVILIDKEKILGFATIGHINISPSTKTIRRCPKCQGTTIDTRKTKRPKYRCNKGHEFEVPIEKVRDVDRYTAFFTFFIENNNKDHTLKLLRPFYMNGYNQNMSMQRLNPAVIELFIHIKAKLLNSYPTLKKEEGYIKDTDEPYINNNKDERGSVLRAIKLRRGQQDFRNKLLKRYNNTCIVTGCKIIDILEAAHINPYRGINDNHPENGLLLRADIHTLFDLNLITINPYTLTLAISNTLLDTEYRIFENQKIIIGKKTPSKDALLSRWNLFQY; this is encoded by the coding sequence ATGTTGAAAGACGAAATTTTTGAGGATACGAAAAGGTATTGGGTACTTAAAACGATTATTGAGGATAAAGATCGTTCTTTTCAAACTATTGATAGCTATAATGATAAATTAGAAGAGTACTATAATTATGACAGCCTCGTTCCTAACTCAAAACAAATTAGTTCTGATGATTTTGTGATTTTGATAGATAAGGAAAAGATACTAGGTTTTGCAACAATAGGACACATTAATATTTCACCTAGTACAAAGACAATCCGACGTTGTCCAAAGTGCCAAGGAACAACTATAGATACGCGTAAAACAAAAAGACCTAAATACCGCTGTAATAAAGGGCATGAGTTCGAAGTTCCGATTGAGAAAGTAAGGGATGTTGATAGGTATACAGCTTTCTTTACATTTTTTATTGAAAATAATAATAAAGATCATACTCTTAAATTACTTCGTCCTTTTTATATGAATGGTTATAATCAAAATATGTCTATGCAACGACTGAATCCAGCTGTTATAGAGTTGTTTATTCATATTAAAGCAAAGCTATTAAATTCCTATCCTACATTAAAGAAAGAAGAGGGTTATATAAAAGATACTGATGAGCCCTATATAAATAATAATAAAGATGAAAGAGGTAGTGTTTTACGTGCTATAAAACTTCGTAGAGGACAGCAAGATTTTAGAAATAAATTACTTAAAAGATACAATAATACATGTATTGTGACCGGGTGTAAAATAATTGATATTCTTGAAGCTGCACATATCAATCCTTATCGTGGAATAAATGACAATCATCCAGAGAATGGCCTTTTGCTTAGAGCGGATATACATACCTTGTTTGATCTTAATCTTATTACTATAAATCCCTATACACTTACACTTGCTATTTCAAATACTTTATTAGATACAGAGTATAGAATATTCGAAAATCAAAAAATAATAATTGGAAAAAAAACACCTTCAAAAGATGCTTTACTTTCCAGGTGGAATCTCTTTCAGTATTAG
- a CDS encoding very short patch repair endonuclease, which translates to MSDIFSSEKRSEIMSKISGKETKPEILVRKYLFANGFRYRKNDKRFPGKPDIVLPKYKTIIFINGCFWHGHKNCKKAKLPETRKEFWENKINSNIIRDQQNIDYLESIGWSVIVIWQCTLGKDKEHTLSNLVDKIHNNKPSL; encoded by the coding sequence ATGTCTGACATCTTTTCATCTGAAAAACGTTCTGAAATCATGTCCAAGATTTCCGGAAAAGAAACAAAGCCGGAAATTTTGGTAAGAAAATATTTATTTGCTAATGGATTTAGATATAGAAAAAATGATAAACGTTTTCCAGGAAAACCTGATATTGTTCTTCCAAAATATAAAACTATAATTTTTATAAACGGATGCTTTTGGCATGGACATAAGAACTGTAAAAAAGCCAAACTACCCGAAACTAGGAAAGAATTTTGGGAAAATAAGATAAATAGCAATATTATACGGGACCAACAAAATATTGATTATTTGGAATCAATAGGATGGTCAGTAATAGTAATATGGCAATGTACGTTAGGAAAAGACAAAGAGCATACATTGTCAAATTTGGTTGATAAAATACATAATAACAAGCCATCATTATAG
- a CDS encoding WG repeat-containing protein, producing MKKIIVSILLLAPCLLFNAQQYNELYPLKNASGSIGYYLSDGTNIIPPQFCSATYNTDGYYLVSKADHEYDESGRRNEEHIPGTEKYGILNSKGEWVIGLDNTYSSIGISSGFIKVTKNDLSGIVDDNNKILIPIEYENLDPMYSTLISAKKNGKKGLINIENKTLVPFLYDEIHGFHFMNDKNQFYAIVRIGDQYGVVNNNGQYIINLSDTELVSLTDTTIIIRKNGLFGLSDFQMKIIIPLEYNDAYLYGRELFFQKKDVNFYFSPAGKLLRKEKAD from the coding sequence ATGAAAAAAATAATAGTTTCGATCCTTTTATTGGCTCCCTGCCTTTTGTTCAATGCTCAACAATACAATGAGCTGTACCCATTGAAAAATGCCAGCGGATCTATTGGCTACTATCTTTCTGATGGCACCAATATCATCCCGCCTCAGTTTTGTTCAGCAACCTACAATACGGATGGCTATTATTTAGTTTCGAAAGCGGACCATGAATATGACGAATCTGGAAGAAGAAACGAAGAACACATTCCCGGTACAGAAAAGTATGGCATTCTGAACAGTAAAGGCGAATGGGTCATAGGTTTAGACAATACTTACAGTTCAATAGGGATCTCCAGTGGGTTTATAAAGGTGACTAAAAATGACCTCAGTGGTATTGTGGATGACAACAATAAGATATTGATTCCCATAGAATATGAAAATCTGGATCCGATGTACAGTACGCTTATTTCTGCAAAAAAGAACGGCAAAAAAGGATTGATAAATATTGAAAACAAGACTCTTGTTCCATTTCTGTATGATGAAATTCATGGGTTTCATTTTATGAATGATAAAAACCAGTTTTATGCTATTGTAAGAATCGGAGATCAATACGGAGTGGTCAATAACAACGGACAATATATCATCAACTTAAGTGATACTGAGCTGGTGTCTCTAACCGATACTACCATTATTATCCGAAAAAATGGTTTATTTGGGCTATCAGATTTCCAGATGAAAATCATTATCCCTTTAGAATATAATGATGCCTATCTTTATGGTCGGGAATTATTTTTTCAGAAAAAGGATGTCAACTTTTACTTCAGCCCAGCAGGAAAGCTGTTGAGAAAAGAAAAAGCAGATTAA